CATTTTATGCACCAAATAGATTATGAATTTCATTactaactgatatcagtctctTATATTTTAATCCTCTAAAGGGAGAgacaaaaataaagaataacaTGAATCAGGCATATTCgaaatatatattcataacATTAGTTCAAAATTTACATTGCTTCAGAAATACAAATTTCAAAActcatacatacatatatgctGGTTAGATTTAAAACGATTATCAAGAGTTAAAACATAAGCACACTTACTAGAATTTGCTAAAATAATTTCGGTTGACTGTTGGGAAAAATCTGTTCTAGCTACTGGTCTGCTGCTCGAACTAAGGAAGATTCTTGCTTAGAATTTTAAATGGTATGCTCAGGATTTGTGTAACACTTACTTAGAATTTTGTGTGTTATTtataaacaataattttattattagcCTCCTATTTATTGGTCATTATATGTCATGATTTCGAGTTAAAGCTTCAGTTACGAGTTTGGATCCGAATCAACAGCTGACTCTTGAGTGGTTTGCTGGAATCTCGCCTGATGAATTTTCGGTTGCTGAACTTTGACTGCAGAAATCCATCCACTGGAAATGATCAACTGCTCAGTTTTGTTGGCTGCTGAAAAATATGATAGCTGGTGCTGCTCAATTTATCCATTGATACTGAAATTTCTGGgttctaaaaaaaaagaatttaaaaactaaataattatatacttatattcaaaatatcaattatagttatatgttttttaaaaaaaaaacttaaacaatatattaaataaactcTAGTACTActaaaaaactatttttaactgtccaaatttcaaataatcatgtgtgtgtgtataNNNNNNNNNNNNNNNNNNNNNNNNNNNNNNNNNNNNNNNNNNNNNNNNNNNNNNNNNNTATATATATaaccaaatattaaaattaagatcttaaaaataagaaaattaatttttcaaaaacaaaaaacatgttAAACAGGTTTACAAGTACATAACTGGTCCGACCAGTTTTTGACTGGTTTGACCCCTTAAATGGTTTTTTAGAGTGTTCAAGACAAGACTAGTGGTTCCTGATCGAACCGACCGATCTGATACGATTTTGAAAACATTGTTCCTAATactatttttttcaaatcttGATGACTCAAACAATCCATCCAAATTAGTTTGTCTTTTTTGAGGTGTGCAACGATCGATTTGGTTTGGTTTTCATAAATTTTGGTTCGGCAGATCAgttttcgttttcttaaaacaaaaGTGCGATTCAATCAGTGTCAACTTCATTCCATCGAATCTCATGCGTCTTTCATACTTtgaattaacaaaatttttcttttgtcCTTCATGCTCTAGCACATATGACGAAtctagtgaaaaatatttacacGTGATTAAGCAGCAACCAAAATTGAAACTGCAACTATAAAGATAGATATTTAGGCAAACAAAGCTCGTTATCAAGAAATGCTTCTAAAGATTTGCCTAAAAGCTCCACAAAAGCTGAGAGTACCAAACCAATAAGAAGTTTGATCATTACTTTGTAAAAAGTTAATCGTACTCCCTTATGAATAAAATAACATcagattattaaattaatttataagatTATTGCAGAAGTTGAAAGTCTGAAATGATTTCGTTTCCATGCAATATATTAATCAATTTACAGTCTCTACGCGGGCAAAAGGAATGCAACAAAATGAGAGAACTTTGTGACAATAAGAAATTTTGAGTTTCACTTGTATATTAATCAATTTACAGAATTACAGTCTCTAAAATTCTAAATCTTTGATGTAGTAATATACTTATCGAAAAAGGGTCACCATTAGGACGAATGTTTCGTTATTCTTCATACAAAATAGGCATAAATTTGTAACAAAATTGCATTACAACCAtgaaaacaagattcaatcATTCGCAGCCAAGGTATGGACAGACAAGTTCTCCATCTTCTTTATGCACAATCTGTTCTCAGTTGGGAAGTCTTTAGCTTCTGGGATGGCATGGAGGATAATCGAGTCTTCATCCTTAAAGTCCCCTCTTAAGACTCCCATGGCAATCTCATTCTCAACCATCTGTTGTATCACCCGTTTTACAGGCCTTGCACCGAAGTTAGGGTCAAAGCCTAATATTGCAAGAAGATTGACAGCTTCCTCTGTGTAGTTGAAGTCAATATTCTTCTGTTTAAGTCTCTCTTTTACGCGACAAAGCTGCATATGAATACAATGGTGTCATCTGATATATTTACATAAACTAATTGGAGAAGGTACATCTCTAATCAATTTTATAAAAGAAGTACGCTAAAACTTGGAAGTGTTTCAACAAAAAAAGATGGAGAGAAGCTCCTAAAGCAACCGAGGAGAGCATAAATTACAGATTTTAAATAGGAATTTAATGTCTCGATGAAAAGCTTTTGTTACCTgtatttcaacaattttattgatttgtttGGAGTCCAAAGGCTGGAAAACAATGTACTCATCAATACGATTCATGAACTCTGGTCTGAAAGTTTGTCTGGCTAATTCAATAACCTGTCTTTTCATCACATCATAAATTTCATCCTTGTTATCCTCTGTATTTCTAAGAGTTTCAAGTATATAATGGGACCCAATGTTTGATGTCATAATGACAACAGTATTGGTGAAACTAACTGTCCGTCCTTGAGCATCGGTTATTCTCCCATCATCCAACAGCTGTAGAAGGATGTTGAAAACATCATGATGTGCCTTTTCAATTTCATCAAACAAAACTATCGAGTATGGCCTTCTTCGGACTACTTCCGTCAACTGTCCGCCTTCTTCATAACCAACATAACCTGGTGGTGCACCAACCAACCGAGAAACTGCATGTTTTTCCATGTATTCACTCATATCAATCCGTACTAGCGCATTGTCAGTGTTGAAAAGGTATCGGGCAAGAGCTTTAGCGAGCTCAGTTTTACCAACACCAGTTGGCCCCATGAACATGAAGCTTGCGATCGGCCGATTTGGGTCAGAAAGGCCTGCCCTTGAACGACGTATTGCATCAGCCACTGATTTTACTGCCATATCTTGGCCAACAACTGTGTCATGGAGGACATGCTCCAAAGAGACAAGCTTCTCCCTCTCAGTCTGCTGCAGATTAGATATTGGAATGCCAGTCCATCTGCTCACTATTTCAGTAATATCATGATCTGTGACTTCCTCTCGCAGCAGCGATTTTCCAGATTTCCGATAATCAGCTAGGTTATTCTCAGCTTCTTCAAGCTGGTGTTGTAGAGATATTAACGTCCCATATTTCAGTTCAGCCGCACGATTAAGATTGTACTCACGCTCAGCAGCTTCCATCTCTAGGTTAACCCTGTCAATCTATTCAAAGAATTCAATAAGTACAAGGCAATATGAGTTTGAGATGATAGTCATCAAATTCTGCAGAGGCTATCACCTCTTTTTTAATTGACCGAATCCTGTTCATGAGAACTTTCTCATTTTCCCACTGCTCATTTAACTCCTTTTGTTTCTGTTTAAGAGCAACTAAATCGTGTTCCAATTTGACAAATCTCTCTTTAGAAGCTTTGTCTGTGTCATTTTTCAGAGAAAGCTTTTCCATCTCCAGCTTCAAGACAAGCCTGTCTATTTCGTCCAACTCAGTAGGCTTGGATGTGATCTCCATTTTCAATTTGGCAGCAGCTTCATCAACGAGGTCAATGGCTAAAATAGAACAAACATTACCTTTAACGTAGTAGTATAAATGAAATTCTGGAGCAACAAATTTACATATAGACCCAGGAAGACCCTTCACTTATCTTCTACAGCTCTACCCCCAGCCCTGTGGGTGGAAAGATAACATAGCACACAAACGTTTGAAAAGAAgtacatcaaagaagaaatagTTGTTTCTTGGAGAACGGAATTTCCAGGGAATAGTGATGCTTCGAACAAACACGAGAATGTATGCCCATCTTTTCTTGGCTTTCTAGTATAGTTATTTCATTTTCAATAGAGAAGAGGAACATAATGTAGGAGATTTAATGacttttatagattttaaaagtctagagTTATTCAATCAAAATTTTTACATACTCTATAGAAATCTagtgacatttaaaataaattttcatagaattttaaaaaatcaattggtATTCAACattaacttttaaaaactcaataaaaatctaaatgtattcaaattttcaataaatttttaataactcAATGGAATTCATGaacatacaaacattaaagcctaaagtacaactataaattttcaaaaattatctttggttcaacccaaagatttggatggatttttaaaacttctaactcatacACAAGCTGTTTATTTATCTCTATGTCACCTCACATCACCTCTCTTCTCTTCCCATCACCATTCTCTCTAATTTTCAAAATGTATCTCTATATACGtgttctttttttccttttcagattttcatatttttggttgattgcttatttaataattttttattttaatatcataaaaaattttgaattctataattgattttgtgatttttaatttatgaactgaatgtaatattcaataataataaaagattatccaaaaaaataatGCCGCTTAAatcttaataattgaatagtCTCACAACAAGcacgataaaaaaataaaaataaaaataaaattttaagatataatttataaaaaaaaattatgatataactgataaaataattttttacctTTATggtttaaaaattacattttatttctttattttatgacttctaattttgaaattatataaggtttaaaattataattatgagttttttcataaaattattacacataatataagaaaatcataaaattttattggcTCATAGAATTGAAAGTAATAGTaattttgttaacaaaaaaaattgtaattctttttagcattttcatttaatatataaactatcatatttttataaaaaagttaTATCTAcacaatgataaataatattattttcacatgAAGACATATTAATAGAGTGatgcatttttaaaaatttacaaatatacatacaaacccacatatatacacatatacatgtaaggattaaatgacttaacttttaaataagtacATTTATTTActgatataaattttaaaaaaatatttcaaactgaatatgttatCTATGTCAGTTAATTATTAGttcaaagaaatttaaaaaataatatgttataattaggTACAAAATCTATAgatttctataaaaaaaaattacaaaagtctctaaaaatcttgcaaaaaattATACAAGAATCCATAAAAATCTGTTTGTAAATCTATAAGATAAACCacaaaaatttatcattttaaaaagtCATTAAAGTCATCAAAACTCTGGATTGAATACACCCAACTAAGTGGCAATAGTCCGTTATCTTCAAGCAAAAATGATTTACAACACTTGTAAATGGTTCATACAATTTTACGATTGGAttcaccaaaaaaaataaaaaaaatattttggaagcaTTTTCCATTTTCTGAATCATTATTGGCAAAAATACAAGGGTTAACGCTAGATCACTCCCATGTAAATGCACGATTCGACTGTGAAAGATTCAAATCAATTAATGATAAATCACACAACATATTATCATGATTTCGATTACATGAAAAATGATTATAGCATAACaactttgattttaaaaaagaaatccaAGGCATACCTTTATCTGGTAAAAAACGCTCTGTGATGTATCTATCTGAAAGAATTGCTGCTGAAACGAGAGCACTATCAGATATTTTGACCCCATGATGCAATTCATATCGTTCACGCAATCCACGCAATATAGAAATTGTGTCATCTACAGATGGCTGTCCACAGAATACTTGCTGGAACCTACGCTCCAAAGCAGGATCTTTCTCAATGTACTTCCTATACTCGGTAAGTGTGGTGGCCCCAATGCATCTCAGTTCCCCACGACCAAGCATGGGTTTCAACAAATTTCCAGCATCCATTGCTCCTCCGGTAGCCCCTGAACGTGAAATTGCAAATCACAACTCATCATCAAGGACTCATTACTAAAATAGAcaaaacaaaaatgacatttGCAAATTAACTTCCTCTGGTTCTGACCTAGCTAGCTAATAACAATGTATCCATATATGTCAAGTGATTAATGGaacagaaataaaataaattgattttacCACAGACAATATTGATTAATCCAAATCACCACTTTCAGTCTCAGGGATTTCATTGCAAATAGAGAAGTTATTGTTCAATATATTTCAAGCATGTAGTAAGTCAACACTTGCTGAATATGTATATACAATGAATCATAAAGCAAACAATTGGCAAAACgatgaaaaatttaaaatgagatgCCAACATCTCACAGACTAAACGATTTAAAAACCTGCACCAACTACAGTATGTATTTCATCGATAAATAATATAATCTGCCCATTCGAAGCAGTGACTTCCTTCAGCACAGCTTTTAACCTTTCCTCAAAATCTCCACGATACTTTGCACCAGCAAGCAAAGAACCCATGTCCAGAGAGATCAACTGAATGCATAAGCACAAGAAATTGCACAAATTACAACAATCACTAGTAAATGATCCAATTGAACACAAATAACGGGATAGAAAGAACTACATAAGAACACAAATTAGTATGTCTAACGAATAACAAAGCCTCAAACTAGATATAAGAAATTTATAATGTCATATTCTTTGCCACATTTGAGGACCACCCACCCTATCCACTTGGTTGCTGATCTGCCAAATGATATTATTTCCCACTATTATATGACAAACTCTAGGGGGTTGTATTGCCCTTGCAGACCTCCTGAGCTGACTAACTATACTTTGGAGGTAATGCTTTGGATCTTTCAGACTATCGTGGATGTGGTTCTTTGGTGATATTCAATGATCGAGGACAATAGGCACACTATTTCAGAGCCGAGTCATTTTTGACTGGGTAATGCTATTACACTCAAAATTTATGCTATTATTGACCTCGTTTATCATGTTGGTGATGGTCCTCTAGCTATAGTATTTTCCTTTTTCTAACGGCGAGTTTGGTCGATTCTTGTTAAAGAATAGTTATGTTAGATTAAAGAATAAGTTTATGTAATTTGGGGTTTtggaagaaagaaaaagaaaacccATAGAGGGTCAATTCCTATTTGATACCATTTTGATaagaaaagaaatgaataaattaaattaagcaaTAGGTCAACTACCTATGTAAGAGGAGATGCCTTTAGGTTATCTTCCACATAAGGAGATATATATAAGGCGAGTTTGGTCATTCTTTAACAATTAATACAAATTCCACGTGAATGAATTGATGAATTTGGAAGGGTTATGATGCAGCCTGGTTTCGAGTGGTGATGCTTTTTGTTTATGTTGATGATGGATGTTTTTAGTTAATACACTAATGTCACTTTATCCACCTCAAAGATGTTTATATAccacaaattaaaatatttctatttCTCCACACTACTCCTCAAGTTGCTAGAAATCTATCGTGCCCAACTGTAgtgaaatcttcaaattttgccTAAAATGACCAATTGTCAATGTATTAGCAATGTGTTTATGTGAATGCCCACTTGCAATCCACAGTCTTTTTTCCTTCAAGCAAGTGTATTATTTCCCTTATTTCATATTCTTTTCAGGCCATTTATCAACCTCAAGGACAGTCTTCTTCTGTTGGGAGTATTCAGAGCTTCTCGTATTGTCTAAAGAATATCCCCACTATGTAATTGAGAAATAAAAGTAAAGTAGGTTTAGACAGATTTTTGTAGGACACGCGATTAGAAAGATGATGTTGAGTACGTACATTGGGTTTGCATTgacaatttttaattatattacttcCCCCCATCATTTCTCTAAGAAAAAAGTACATGAAAGAAAAGCACCTCTATCATCCGCTCAAAAAGCATAATTAAAGACAATGAACAAAATATTCACTAAAGATagattaaattaatttgaaaaattgctCAAGGAAATCCTCCATCCATCTCCTAATATGTAAGGATGAGATAACCTTTCGATTGAAAAGAGGTTCTGGGACATCGCCGCGAACAATTCTCTGagccaacctgaaattccatgTTATCATGCTGTTAAACTATACTCTATCTATGAGAATTTAATACATATAGACAGTTCAGATATAGAAGTTGTAGCTTAGAAAATGCACTTAAATAAGTCATGTTTTTTTATGTgcttctatttttaaaaaaagtgaagCGGTTTTGGCGTTCGGATAAATGTTAGAaagtgtttttgtttttatttttaaatataaataaaagcaAAAGTTTTAAAACAGCTTTTACAACCAAATACtataatttttaagaaaaattttttaaataatatatatatacttttaattCATTGGCTTCTCCAGCCAAATAGACTCATAATGCGATCCGAAACTTCTTCTCAGATCAAgttctaattaaataaataatgccgACATCATAAGTCATTTGCATTTCAAAGTTGAACATTCCAAAATGACTAGATGATCGGTTTGATATATTCAATATTACTTCACAATTAATCAAAAAGTAAAGGTTTTTAAACATGACATTTACTTCTTCCATGGCAAAAACATTAGCATCCATCATTCAGAAAATTCAAAGCAATTAACACGAAACATGATATTCACACAACAATACTCTCCAAGACAAAAGAAACCACTCAAAGACAATatgtttaacataaacattttttacatgaaaaataCTTAATGAGTCATGTTTTACAACGTACTTAACTTGTTAGTCATCTAGCACCAAACATGTGGATATCCTACAATCTTCCTCAAGAAGTTATTGTCAGATGGTTTATCTCATCGTCTTGCAAGACTAATTAATGCAACAAATGATGCAAAGTAAGCTAAAGAAATATAGCCTCTCATTTGCAAGTTATATTTGGATTTCAAGACCAACACAAAGTTACAAGgaaattaatatagtcaaagTCAAAAAATTATcttctatttctttgatcaagcAACTTATTCAGGTGATTAACATACAGTCATGAACCTTTATCCCAACATTAAATGACTTCTCTGGAAGTGCCACTTAATGGTAATCTTGTAATGCTTGTTTTATGTTCTTCatgatgataaaaataattttaatattgaaatcCTAGCTCGCAAAAGATGTAAACATATATACTGATAATTCAAGTTTTCACAAGTGTGACCATAAACAATTTAATCAATCATAGAGGAAAATTAAAGGGAAATTCTCATGCATTTTTTTGAAGATCGCATACAAGTGGATAGAAATAtggtgaaaaaaaatttatgtggtACCCTTCAGCAATTGCTGTTTTTCCCACTCCAGGTTCACCAATTATCACAGGATTGTTCTTTGTCCTGCGCGATAAAATTTGAATGCATCGCCGTATTTCATCATCACGCCCAATAACCGGGTCAAGTTTTCCACGTCTGGCAAATTCAGTTAAGTCATTCCCATATTTTTCAAGTGCCTCGTATTTACCTTCCGGATCTATACAGAATTACAGAAACATGAAGTTATCAGACAAAGAAAATAACTGCAAAAATGTGTCCTCTAACAACAAAGAATCCCAGcagaaaaagataaatatgaGCAAGATCgcatcatataaaatattgataaaacTGTTCCTCTCTAGCAGTCACATATATTTCATCATGACTCAATTGTTTCTTTGAGAAAACTATCGagaaagtttattttatgaacctAACCAAAGTTTGAGTTTTACTAAAGAGAAGCTGCAAAAGTATGCATACTGATGCTTTTAAGACTAGAAGAACAAAGGATCAACAGCATTCCAAATGATttagcacaaaaaaaaaaacacaaatcaTTTCCTTCTGGTTATTGAGTatgcttaaaaaattaaatatccaaCTGTAGTAGgtagaaatatattt
This window of the Primulina huaijiensis isolate GDHJ02 chromosome 3, ASM1229523v2, whole genome shotgun sequence genome carries:
- the LOC140973649 gene encoding chaperone protein ClpB4, mitochondrial-like, whose amino-acid sequence is MLATSRSSSAARLSRSAATALMWSPAASPAFNPLCTFAASFHFRVAANGYGFPSTKAPKPFFESCLSHIAHRSALARSYSASAAATGQISNSEFTEMAWDGVIGAVDAARENKQQVVETEHLMKALLEQKDGLARRIFTKAGVDNTSLLQSIDSFISQQPKVMGDTTGPIMGSHLSAMLDIARKFKKEMGDSFLSVEHLVLAFPLDKRFGFQLFKNLQLSENALKDAVQSVRGSQRVTDQNPEGKYEALEKYGNDLTEFARRGKLDPVIGRDDEIRRCIQILSRRTKNNPVIIGEPGVGKTAIAEGLAQRIVRGDVPEPLFNRKLISLDMGSLLAGAKYRGDFEERLKAVLKEVTASNGQIILFIDEIHTVVGAGATGGAMDAGNLLKPMLGRGELRCIGATTLTEYRKYIEKDPALERRFQQVFCGQPSVDDTISILRGLRERYELHHGVKISDSALVSAAILSDRYITERFLPDKAIDLVDEAAAKLKMEITSKPTELDEIDRLVLKLEMEKLSLKNDTDKASKERFVKLEHDLVALKQKQKELNEQWENEKVLMNRIRSIKKEIDRVNLEMEAAEREYNLNRAAELKYGTLISLQHQLEEAENNLADYRKSGKSLLREEVTDHDITEIVSRWTGIPISNLQQTEREKLVSLEHVLHDTVVGQDMAVKSVADAIRRSRAGLSDPNRPIASFMFMGPTGVGKTELAKALARYLFNTDNALVRIDMSEYMEKHAVSRLVGAPPGYVGYEEGGQLTEVVRRRPYSIVLFDEIEKAHHDVFNILLQLLDDGRITDAQGRTVSFTNTVVIMTSNIGSHYILETLRNTEDNKDEIYDVMKRQVIELARQTFRPEFMNRIDEYIVFQPLDSKQINKIVEIQLCRVKERLKQKNIDFNYTEEAVNLLAILGFDPNFGARPVKRVIQQMVENEIAMGVLRGDFKDEDSIILHAIPEAKDFPTENRLCIKKMENLSVHTLAAND